A DNA window from Coffea arabica cultivar ET-39 chromosome 6c, Coffea Arabica ET-39 HiFi, whole genome shotgun sequence contains the following coding sequences:
- the LOC113691859 gene encoding uncharacterized protein isoform X1, with the protein MATLKITKKHHKHLNNPFNSPPQSGPFVEGKLFFNSQTLPSHQIFDIGKDFQVIWSSTDGGSLSISHKSQPARHIWSSVPGQAFVSAAVAETEVEESRGSFLVKDNEVHVVCNHQTIDCIRAVVDDSDVSVDVTDQNLPSFCDGNATKMAENGRQSPALMLTGKIIGSKKWNKKVQDPKTSSTAGNSEDCSIFAKYCILFDQKNGNQVGFQVRLGKPNVELHQRVSSKIYKGFARKLTGIRRRRIGWSRFCSKRRVCLAVSSSSSDEENVVMKAARLTDFNRIWLTYESERSERFYGFGEQFSHMNLKGKRVPIFVQEQGIGRGDQPITFAANLVSYSRAGGDWSTTYAPSPFYMTSKMRSLYLEGYNYSVFDLTKHDRVQIQINGDSVQGRILHGNSPTELIENFTETIGRPPELPEWIISGAVVGMQGGTDAVRNVWNQLQTYNVPISAFWLQDWVGQRETVIGSQLWWNWEVDSARYMGWQKLIKDLRTQHINVMTYCNPCLAPMDNKPNVRRNLYEEAKKLDILIKDNHGEPYMVPNTAFDVGMLDLTHPSTASWFKQILRGMVDDGVRGWMADFGEGLPVDAHLYSGEDPVAAHNRYPELWAKLNREFVDEWQNSHSHGTKEQKGQDDGLIFFMRAGFRDSPRWAMLFWEGDQMVSWQTNDGIKSSVVGLLSGGISGYALNHSDIGGYCSVNLPFFKYRRSEELLLRWMELNAFTTVFRTHEGNKPSCNSQFYTNHKTLSHFACLAKVYQAWKFYRVQLIKEASLKGLPVCRHLFLHYPDDERVLSFTYEQFLVGTEILVVPVLDKGKETVKAYFPAGESCLWKHIWTGNLYSQGTEAWIEAPIGNPAVFVKDGSLVGETFLKNLQEYSLL; encoded by the exons ATGGCCACACTCAAAATCACAAAGAAACATCACAAACACCTAAACAATCCCTTCAATTCTCCCCCACAGTCTGGCCCTTTTGTTGAAGGGAAACTGTTCTTTAATTCGCAGACACTTCCTTCACACCAGATCTTTGACATTGGTAAAGATTTTCAGGTGATTTGGTCATCAACGGATGGAGGCTCTCTTTCAATATCTCATAAGTCTCAGCCTGCAAGACACATATGGTCTAGTGTTCCAGGACAGGCTTTTGTGTCTGCAGCAGTTGCAGAAACTGAGGTGGAAGAGAGCAGAGGATCATTTCTTGTCAAAGATAATGAGGTTCATGTGGTATGTAATCATCAAACAATTGATTGTATTAGGGCAGTAGTGGACGATTCTGATGTCAGTGTTGATGTGACAGATCAAAATCTTCCATCGTTTTGTGATGGAAATGCCACAAAAATGGCAGAAAATGGTCGTCAGTCTCCTGCTTTGATGCTGACAGGAAAGATTATCGGTTCAAAGAAATGGAATAAGAAAGTTCAAGATCCTAAAACCAGTTCCACCGCAGGTAATTCGGAGGACTGTTctatttttgcaaaatactGCATTTTGTTTGATCAGAAGAACGGTAATCAAGTTGGATTTCAAGTGAGGCTGGGGAAACCAAATGTGGAACTTCACCAAAGAGTTTCTTCTAAAATCTACAAGGGCTTTGCCAGGAAGTTAACTGGAATTCGGAGACGCAGAATTGGATGGAGTAGATTCTGCTCGAAGAGGAGAGTGTGTCTAGCtgtttcatcatcatcatcagacGAGGAAAATGTAGTAATGAAAGCTGCAAGATTGACAGATTTCAACAGAATTTGGCTGACATATGAAAGCGAAAGAAGTGAGAGATTTTATGGTTTTGGAGAGCAGTTTTCTCATATgaatttgaaaggaaaaagagtgcCAATTTTCGTTCAAGAACAGGGAATTGGGAGAGGAGATCAACCAATCACATTTGCAGCCAACTTGGTTAGCTACAg CAGGGCAGGAGGTGATTGGAGTACAACTTATGCTCCTTCTCCATTTTATATGACATCAAAGATGAGGTCCCTTTACCTTGAAGGATACAATTATTCAGTCTTTGACCTAACAAAGCATGATAGAGTTCAAATACAG ATCAATGGAGACTCTGTTCAAGGTAGGATATTGCATGGAAATTCACCAACTGAGCTGATCGAAAACTTCACAGAAACTATTGGAAGACCTCCAGAACTTCCTGAGTGGATAATATCTGGTGCTGTTGTGGGAATGCAAGGTGGAACAGATGCTGTGCGCAATGTTTGGAATCAGCTACAGACCTACAATGTACCGATATCTGCATTCTGGCTACAG GATTGGGTAGGGCAGAGGGAGACAGTGATAGGCTCACAGCTATGGTGGAACTGGGAGGTAGATTCTGCAAGGTATATGGGATGGCAGAAACTAATCAAAGATCTTAGGACTCAACACATCAACGTGATGACGTACTGCAATCCTTGTCTAGCTCCG ATGGATAACAAACCTAATGTCAGGAGAAATCTCTATGAGGAGGCAAAGAAGTTGGACATACTAATAAAAGACAATCATGGAGAACCTTATATGGTTCCAAATACAGCTTTTGATGTGGGAATGTTGGATTTGACACATCCATCAACAGCAAGCTGGTTTAAGCAGATTTTGCGAGGCATGGTGGATGATGGAGTCAGGGGGTGGATGGCAGATTTTGGTGAAGGCCTTCCGGTAGATGCTCACCTATATTCAG GTGAAGATCCAGTGGCTGCCCATAACAGGTATCCAGAGCTTTGGGCCAAACTCAACAGGGAGTTTGTGGACGAATGGCAAAATTCTCATAGTCATGGTACAAAGGAACAAAAAGGCCAAGATGATGGGTTGATTTTCTTTATGAGGGCTGGGTTCAGGGACAGCCCTAGATGGGCAATGCTGTTCTGGGAAGGGGATCAAATGGTAAGCTGGCAAACAAACGATGGCATAAAAAGCTCAGTGGTTGGCTTGCTGAGTGGTGGAATTTCTGGCTATGCCTTGAACCATAGTGACATCGGAGGCTACTGTTCAGTAAATTTACCATTTTTCAAATACCGAAGAAGTGAAGAACTGCTCTTGCGGTGGATGGAGCTAAATGCATTCACCACTGTGTTCCGAACACACGAA GGAAACAAGCCATCCTGCAACAGCCAGTTCTACACAAACCACAAAACATTGTCACATTTCGCATGCTTAGCAAAAGTATATCAAGCCTGGAAGTTTTACAGGGTTCAACTAATAAAG GAAGCCTCCCTAAAAGGTCTACCTGTATGTCGCCATCTATTCCTCCACTATCCAGATGATGAACGTGTTCTCAGCTTCACCTATGAGCAATTTCTAGTTGGTACCGAGATCCTAGTTGTGCCTGTTCTTGACAAGGGGAAGGAAACTGTGAAGGCCTATTTCCCAGCAGGAGAAAGCTGCTTGTGGAAGCACATTTGGACAGGAAACCTATATTCACAGGGTACTGAAGCTTGGATAGAAGCTCCAATAGGGAATCCTGCTGTTTTTGTCAAAGATGGTTCCCTTGTTGGAGAGACCTTCCTGAAAAACCTTCAGGAATATAGTTTACTATAA
- the LOC113691859 gene encoding uncharacterized protein isoform X2, whose protein sequence is MATLKITKKHHKHLNNPFNSPPQSGPFVEGKLFFNSQTLPSHQIFDIGKDFQVIWSSTDGGSLSISHKSQPARHIWSSVPGQAFVSAAVAETEVEESRGSFLVKDNEVHVVCNHQTIDCIRAVVDDSDVSVDVTDQNLPSFCDGNATKMAENGRQSPALMLTGKIIGSKKWNKKVQDPKTSSTAGNSEDCSIFAKYCILFDQKNGNQVGFQVRLGKPNVELHQRVSSKIYKGFARKLTGIRRRRIGWSRFCSKRRVCLAVSSSSSDEENVVMKAARLTDFNRIWLTYESERSERFYGFGEQFSHMNLKGKRVPIFVQEQGIGRGDQPITFAANLVSYRAGGDWSTTYAPSPFYMTSKMRSLYLEGYNYSVFDLTKHDRVQIQINGDSVQGRILHGNSPTELIENFTETIGRPPELPEWIISGAVVGMQGGTDAVRNVWNQLQTYNVPISAFWLQDWVGQRETVIGSQLWWNWEVDSARYMGWQKLIKDLRTQHINVMTYCNPCLAPMDNKPNVRRNLYEEAKKLDILIKDNHGEPYMVPNTAFDVGMLDLTHPSTASWFKQILRGMVDDGVRGWMADFGEGLPVDAHLYSGEDPVAAHNRYPELWAKLNREFVDEWQNSHSHGTKEQKGQDDGLIFFMRAGFRDSPRWAMLFWEGDQMVSWQTNDGIKSSVVGLLSGGISGYALNHSDIGGYCSVNLPFFKYRRSEELLLRWMELNAFTTVFRTHEGNKPSCNSQFYTNHKTLSHFACLAKVYQAWKFYRVQLIKEASLKGLPVCRHLFLHYPDDERVLSFTYEQFLVGTEILVVPVLDKGKETVKAYFPAGESCLWKHIWTGNLYSQGTEAWIEAPIGNPAVFVKDGSLVGETFLKNLQEYSLL, encoded by the exons ATGGCCACACTCAAAATCACAAAGAAACATCACAAACACCTAAACAATCCCTTCAATTCTCCCCCACAGTCTGGCCCTTTTGTTGAAGGGAAACTGTTCTTTAATTCGCAGACACTTCCTTCACACCAGATCTTTGACATTGGTAAAGATTTTCAGGTGATTTGGTCATCAACGGATGGAGGCTCTCTTTCAATATCTCATAAGTCTCAGCCTGCAAGACACATATGGTCTAGTGTTCCAGGACAGGCTTTTGTGTCTGCAGCAGTTGCAGAAACTGAGGTGGAAGAGAGCAGAGGATCATTTCTTGTCAAAGATAATGAGGTTCATGTGGTATGTAATCATCAAACAATTGATTGTATTAGGGCAGTAGTGGACGATTCTGATGTCAGTGTTGATGTGACAGATCAAAATCTTCCATCGTTTTGTGATGGAAATGCCACAAAAATGGCAGAAAATGGTCGTCAGTCTCCTGCTTTGATGCTGACAGGAAAGATTATCGGTTCAAAGAAATGGAATAAGAAAGTTCAAGATCCTAAAACCAGTTCCACCGCAGGTAATTCGGAGGACTGTTctatttttgcaaaatactGCATTTTGTTTGATCAGAAGAACGGTAATCAAGTTGGATTTCAAGTGAGGCTGGGGAAACCAAATGTGGAACTTCACCAAAGAGTTTCTTCTAAAATCTACAAGGGCTTTGCCAGGAAGTTAACTGGAATTCGGAGACGCAGAATTGGATGGAGTAGATTCTGCTCGAAGAGGAGAGTGTGTCTAGCtgtttcatcatcatcatcagacGAGGAAAATGTAGTAATGAAAGCTGCAAGATTGACAGATTTCAACAGAATTTGGCTGACATATGAAAGCGAAAGAAGTGAGAGATTTTATGGTTTTGGAGAGCAGTTTTCTCATATgaatttgaaaggaaaaagagtgcCAATTTTCGTTCAAGAACAGGGAATTGGGAGAGGAGATCAACCAATCACATTTGCAGCCAACTTGGTTAGCTACAg GGCAGGAGGTGATTGGAGTACAACTTATGCTCCTTCTCCATTTTATATGACATCAAAGATGAGGTCCCTTTACCTTGAAGGATACAATTATTCAGTCTTTGACCTAACAAAGCATGATAGAGTTCAAATACAG ATCAATGGAGACTCTGTTCAAGGTAGGATATTGCATGGAAATTCACCAACTGAGCTGATCGAAAACTTCACAGAAACTATTGGAAGACCTCCAGAACTTCCTGAGTGGATAATATCTGGTGCTGTTGTGGGAATGCAAGGTGGAACAGATGCTGTGCGCAATGTTTGGAATCAGCTACAGACCTACAATGTACCGATATCTGCATTCTGGCTACAG GATTGGGTAGGGCAGAGGGAGACAGTGATAGGCTCACAGCTATGGTGGAACTGGGAGGTAGATTCTGCAAGGTATATGGGATGGCAGAAACTAATCAAAGATCTTAGGACTCAACACATCAACGTGATGACGTACTGCAATCCTTGTCTAGCTCCG ATGGATAACAAACCTAATGTCAGGAGAAATCTCTATGAGGAGGCAAAGAAGTTGGACATACTAATAAAAGACAATCATGGAGAACCTTATATGGTTCCAAATACAGCTTTTGATGTGGGAATGTTGGATTTGACACATCCATCAACAGCAAGCTGGTTTAAGCAGATTTTGCGAGGCATGGTGGATGATGGAGTCAGGGGGTGGATGGCAGATTTTGGTGAAGGCCTTCCGGTAGATGCTCACCTATATTCAG GTGAAGATCCAGTGGCTGCCCATAACAGGTATCCAGAGCTTTGGGCCAAACTCAACAGGGAGTTTGTGGACGAATGGCAAAATTCTCATAGTCATGGTACAAAGGAACAAAAAGGCCAAGATGATGGGTTGATTTTCTTTATGAGGGCTGGGTTCAGGGACAGCCCTAGATGGGCAATGCTGTTCTGGGAAGGGGATCAAATGGTAAGCTGGCAAACAAACGATGGCATAAAAAGCTCAGTGGTTGGCTTGCTGAGTGGTGGAATTTCTGGCTATGCCTTGAACCATAGTGACATCGGAGGCTACTGTTCAGTAAATTTACCATTTTTCAAATACCGAAGAAGTGAAGAACTGCTCTTGCGGTGGATGGAGCTAAATGCATTCACCACTGTGTTCCGAACACACGAA GGAAACAAGCCATCCTGCAACAGCCAGTTCTACACAAACCACAAAACATTGTCACATTTCGCATGCTTAGCAAAAGTATATCAAGCCTGGAAGTTTTACAGGGTTCAACTAATAAAG GAAGCCTCCCTAAAAGGTCTACCTGTATGTCGCCATCTATTCCTCCACTATCCAGATGATGAACGTGTTCTCAGCTTCACCTATGAGCAATTTCTAGTTGGTACCGAGATCCTAGTTGTGCCTGTTCTTGACAAGGGGAAGGAAACTGTGAAGGCCTATTTCCCAGCAGGAGAAAGCTGCTTGTGGAAGCACATTTGGACAGGAAACCTATATTCACAGGGTACTGAAGCTTGGATAGAAGCTCCAATAGGGAATCCTGCTGTTTTTGTCAAAGATGGTTCCCTTGTTGGAGAGACCTTCCTGAAAAACCTTCAGGAATATAGTTTACTATAA